One genomic window of Ictalurus punctatus breed USDA103 chromosome 23, Coco_2.0, whole genome shotgun sequence includes the following:
- the LOC108256308 gene encoding NACHT, LRR and PYD domains-containing protein 12 isoform X2: MKRHVSGQTAEPDGFTERLKGTSAAERPNSPAPSCVSMKSDVSMAVDINFSRGEKSSGKRSESERDFLIETGQERSSSENLQRSAERPNSPAPTCLSMKSDASMDFLYQFSRGKNSSGKSVEIERPHSPSPSYVSVESEKSVELNQDDGEAFLRLHPSATVSAMYAPQEPKLCLQHRMPREIYCKTDETLMCKQCATVEHRGHDKCYTQGARALLELDSLSLLEQTLNHVDTKNFMWYLCQNYPECFETPQVNCDIQEASKLILERFGSDAAPKIALKVMLELAKGHKTIQDHVRANLKDHLRFKFQSIREGNAQQGNPILLNDIFTELLITEGGGDGAVNKEHEIRQIEDACKNKGMEEIVIKFNDIFQPLPGQNKRIRTVLTKGIAGIGKTVSVQKFILDWAEGNANQDIQYIFPLPFRDLNLKGNDEYSVMQLLHLYFPELKELKTLRSEEVKTVFIFDGLDECRLPLDFTNNEMCCDLTKKISVDVLLTNLIQGNILPSALLWVTSRPAAANRIPPECVDQVTEVRGFNDSEKEVYFKKRFDDQGLADKIIKHIKSSRSLHIMCHIPVFCWISATVLDKMLDESDTEVPKTLTQMYTHFLLIQTHLKNKKYHGLIQDNMDLPESDKEMIFKLAKLAFLQLKKENLIFYKNDLTECDIDVSKATEYSAICTEIFKEESGLYREKVFCFVHLSIQEHLAAVYVHLQFTDSHINVLQEDTENQSDTVKMSDLHKSAVDRALKSENGHFDLFLRFLLGLSLDSNRALLRSVLPNPCLESLEETVDYIKEKIRKESSAERTINLFHCLNELHYNSLVEEIRSFLRSGTQSETELKPDQCSALAYVLLTSEEVMNEFDLKMCKTSPEGYRRLLPVVKTSRRASLAGVNLTDESCETLASILQSANSHLVELDLSFNSLGDLGVKLLCGGLSNPHSKLEKLTLSHNELEHIGVKLLCDCLMSPHCKLQTLGLAGTNFAEQSCELMASVFQSANSRLKELDLGCNKELKDSGVKLLSAGLISLQCKLEKLRLDRCDLSHESCEALKTVLQSPNSRLRQLDLSYNKLGDSGVQQLCDGLTHPNCKLELLDLSYNNLGHSGVELLSTGLMDPDCKLKSIRLADVGIPDETCKTLALALQSENTYLRELDLSNNYIGDSGVELLCAGLSSPNCFLENLSLRWCNLTERSCSNLALVLSSHTRLTELELRDNDVQDSGLKLLCAGLQDPGCSLQKLGLSGCCVTEDGCSALVLALSSDHSQLRELDLSYNHPGESGVRQLSAVRDNPRFNLEKLSVDHCGECRIKPGLKKYACEITLDPNTAHRTMTLSDDKKVTRTRSQYSYPDHPDRFEYYAQILCRESLRDARFYWETEWTGNNIYNGVTYKGINRKGRSNDCKLGMNNISWILFCSNNYGYYAGYNNKETVVSPPPNPSRRMGIYLDWQAGTLSYFIISADRVYHTYTFHTTFTEALYPGFRVDDTVTLCELE; the protein is encoded by the exons GCAGAAAGACCAAACTCACCTGctcccagctgtgtgtccatgaagagtgatgtgTCCATGGCTGTTGATATCAATTTCAGCCGAGGGGAAAAGAGCAGTGGAAAAAGGTCTGAAAGTGAAAGAGACTTCCTCATAGAGACAGGACAAGAAAGAAGCAGCTCCGAGAATCTACAAAGATCA GCAGAAAGACCGAACTCACCTGCTCCCACCTGtctgtccatgaagagtgatgcgtccatggattttCTTTACCAGTTCAGCCGAGGGAAAAACAGCAGTGGAAAAAG TGTCGAGATAGAAAGACCACACTCACCGTCACCTAGctatgtctctgtggagagtgAAAAGTCAGTAGAACTCAACCAGGACGATGGGGAAGCTTTTCTACGTTTGCACCCATCAGCCACTGTATCGGCGATGTACGCACCACAAGAGCCGAAACTCTGCCTGCAGCACCGCATGCCTCGGGAAATTTACTGCAAGACAGATGAGACCCTGATGTGTAAACAGTGTGCAACTGTGGAGCATCGAGGACACGACAAGTGCTACACACAGGGCGCTAGG GCCCTGCTGGAGCTGGACTCATTGTCTTTACTTGAGCAAACACTGAACCATGTAGACACAAAAAACTTCATGTGGTATCTTTGCCAAAATTACCCAGAATGCTTTGAGACTCCTCAGGTGAATTGTGATATCCAGGAGGCATCTAAACTCATTCTGGAGAGATTTGGCTCAGATGCAGCTCCAAAGATTGCGCTAAAGGTCATGTTGGAGTTAG CGAAAGGTCATAAGACCATCCAAGATCATGTCAGAGCTAACCTAAAGGATCATCTTAGATTTAAATTCCAGAGCATACGTGAAGGAAATGCTCAGCAGGGGAACCCGATTCTCCTAAACGACATCTTCACCGAGCTCCTCATTACCGAAGGAGGAGGGGATGGAGCTGTCAATAAAGAACATGAGATCAGACAGATCGAGGATGCGTGCAAGAACAAGGGAATGGAAGAGATTGTGATCAAATTTAACGATATTTTTCAACCTTTACCCGGACAGAACAAACGCATTCGGACCGTGCTAACCAAGGGCATCGCTGGGATCGGGAAAACTGTGTCTGTACAGAAATTCATCTTGGACTGGGCAGAAGGAAATGCGAACCAGGATATCCAATACATCTTCCCACTTCCTTTCCGCGATCTGAATTTGAAGGGAAATGATGAGTATAGTGTGATGCAGCTTCTTCATCTGTACTTTCCAGAACTTAAAGAACTCAAAACTCTAAGGAGCGAGGAAGTGAAAACCGTGTTCATCTTTGACGGCCTGGACGAGTGTCGACTTCCCCTGGATTTCACGAACAACGAAATGTGCTGCGACCTGACAAAGAAAATCTCGGTGGATGTCCTGCTAACAAACCTCATTCAGGGAAATATACTTCCCTCTGCTCTTCTCTGGGTTACCTCTCGACCAGCAGCGGCCAATCGGATCCCTCCCGAGTGCGTTGACCAGGTTACCGAGGTCCGAGGCTTTAACGACTCGGAGAAAGAGGTGTACTTCAAAAAGAGGTTCGATGATCAAGGCCTCGCTGacaaaatcattaaacacataAAGTCTTCAAGGAGCCTCCACATTATGTGCCATATCCCTGTCTTCTGCTGGATATCTGCCACGGTTCTGGACAAGATGTTGGACGAATCAGACACGGAAGTACCTAAAACTCTGACCCAGATGTACACCCACTTTCTTCTCATCCAGACACATTTGAAAAACAAGAAATACCACGGATTGATTCAGGACAACATGGACCTGCCCGAATCTGACAAAGAGATGATCTTCAAACTGGCCAAGCTAGCGTTTCTGcagttaaagaaagaaaatctgatTTTCTACAAAAATGATTTGACCGAATGCGACATCGACGTTAGCAAAGCGACCGAGTACTCTGCAATCTGCACAGAAATTTTCAAAGAGGAGTCCGGATTGTACCGAGAGAAGGTCTTctgctttgtacatctgagcaTTCAGGAGCACTTAGCTGCTGTCTATGTGCATCTTCAATTTACAGACAGCCACATAAACGTACTCCAAGAAGACACCGAGAATCAGAGTGACACGGTAAAGATGTCAGATTTGCACAAGAGCGCTGTGGATAGAGCGTTGAAGAGCGAGAACGGACACTTTGACCTTTTCCTGCGCTTTCTTCTCGGCCTCTCGCTCGACTCCAATCGGGCTCTTTTGAGAAGCGTGCTCCCGAACCCGTGTTTGGAGAGTTTGGAAGAAACAGTGGActacatcaaggagaagatcagaaAGGAGTCGTCGGCAGAAAGGACTATCAacctgttccactgtctgaatgaactgcaTTACAACTCGTTGGTGGAAGAAATCCGTAGTTTCCTGAGATCAGGCACGCAGTCAGAGACGGAGCTTAAACCGGACCAGTGCTCAGCTTTGGCCTATGTGCTGCTAACGTCAGAGGAGGTGATGAATGAATTTGACTTGAAGATGTGTAAAACGTCTCCTGAGGGATATCGGAGACTGTTACCAGTTGTCAAGACTTCGAGAAGAGCCAG TCTTGCTGGCGTCAACCTCACAGACGAATCCTGTGAGACCCTGGCTTCCATTCTCCAGTCTGCTAACTCACACCTGGTAGAACTGGACCTCAGCTTTAACAGTTTGGGAGATTTAGGAGTGAAACTTCTCTGTGGCGGCCTCTCAAATCCACACAGCAAACTGGAGAAGCTGACTCTCAGTCACAACGAGCTCGAACATATaggagtgaagctgctgtgCGACTGTCTGATGAGTCCACACTGTAAACTGCAGACTCTCGG ATTGGCTGGCACAAACTTCGCAGAACAATCTTGTGAATTAATGGCCTCAGTTTTCCAATCTGCTAACTCGCGCCTGAAGGAGCTCGACCTCGGCTGCAATAAAGAGTTAAAAGACTCCGGAGTGAAGCTTCTCTCTGCTGGACTGATTAGTCTGCAGTGTAAACTGGAGAAACTCAG GTTGgacagatgtgacctcagccatgAATCATGTGAAGCCTTGAAAACGGTTCTTCAGTCACCCAACTCGCGCTTGAGACAGCTGGATCTCAGCTACAACAAGCTAGGAGACTCTGGAGTGCAACAGCTCTGTGATGGACTAACACATCCAAACTGTAAACTGGAGTTACTGGATCTGAGCTACAACAACCTCGGCCACTCCGGAGTAGAACTTCTCTCTACTGGACTGATGGATCCAGACTGTAAACTCAAGAGTATAAG ACTTGCTGATGTCGGCATCCCAGATGAGACGTGTAAAACCCTGGCCTTGGCTCTACAGTCAGAAAATACATACCTCAGAGAGCTCGATCTCAGCAACAATTACATTGGAGATTCAGGAGTGGAACTGCTCTGTGCTGGATTATCCAGCCCAAACTGCTTCCTCGAAAATCTCAG TCTGCGATGGTGTAATCTCACAGAACGGTCCTGTTCTAACCTGGCCTTGGTTCTGAGTTCCCACACTCGTTTGACAGAACTGGAGCTGAGAGACAACGATGTGCAAGATTCAGGGCTGAAGCTGCTTTGCGCTGGTCTTCAGGATCCAGGATGCTCACTGCAGAAACTGGG TCTTTCAGGGTGTTGTGTTACAGAAGACGGCTGCTCCGCTCTAGTTTTAGCTTTAAGCTCAGATCACTCACAGCTCAGAGAGCTCGACCTCAGCTACAATCATCCGGGAGAGTCAGGAGTGAGACAGCTGTCTGCTGTACGAGATAATCCACGCTTTAACCTGGAGAAACTGAG TGTGGACCACTGTGGTGAGTGCAGGATCAAACCCGGACTAAAGAAAT ACGCCTGTGAGATCACCCTGGATCCAAACACTGCACACAGAACTATGACTCTGAGTGATGACAAAAAGGTGACAAGGACTCGAAGTCAGTATTCGTATCCGGACCATCCGGATCGGTTTGAGTATTACGCCCAGATTTTGTGCAGAGAGTCCCTGAGAGATGCGCGCTTCTACTGGGAAACGGAGTGGACCGGCAATAACATTTACAATGGTGTAACGTACAAAGGTATCAACAGAAAAGGTCGCAGCAATGACTGCAAACTGGGGATGAATAATATATCCtggattctgttctgttctaACAACTATGGTTATTACGCTGGTTACAATAACAAGGAGACAGTGGTATCTCCTCCACCCAATCCCTCCAGAAGAATGGGTATCTATTTAGACTGGCAGGCTGGTACACTCTCCTATTTTATCATCTCTGCTGATAGGGTGTATCACACGTACACATTTCACACAACATTCACTGAGGCCCTGTATCCAGGATTCCGGGTCGACGACACAGTGACACTGTGTGAgctggaataa
- the LOC108256308 gene encoding NACHT, LRR and PYD domains-containing protein 12 isoform X1 codes for MKRHVSGQTAEPDGFTERLKGTSAAERPNSPAPSCVSMKSDVSMAVDINFSRGEKSSGKRSESERDFLIETGQERSSSENLQRSSIMKRHVSGQTAEPDGFTERLKGTSAAERPNSPAPTCLSMKSDASMDFLYQFSRGKNSSGKSVEIERPHSPSPSYVSVESEKSVELNQDDGEAFLRLHPSATVSAMYAPQEPKLCLQHRMPREIYCKTDETLMCKQCATVEHRGHDKCYTQGARALLELDSLSLLEQTLNHVDTKNFMWYLCQNYPECFETPQVNCDIQEASKLILERFGSDAAPKIALKVMLELAKGHKTIQDHVRANLKDHLRFKFQSIREGNAQQGNPILLNDIFTELLITEGGGDGAVNKEHEIRQIEDACKNKGMEEIVIKFNDIFQPLPGQNKRIRTVLTKGIAGIGKTVSVQKFILDWAEGNANQDIQYIFPLPFRDLNLKGNDEYSVMQLLHLYFPELKELKTLRSEEVKTVFIFDGLDECRLPLDFTNNEMCCDLTKKISVDVLLTNLIQGNILPSALLWVTSRPAAANRIPPECVDQVTEVRGFNDSEKEVYFKKRFDDQGLADKIIKHIKSSRSLHIMCHIPVFCWISATVLDKMLDESDTEVPKTLTQMYTHFLLIQTHLKNKKYHGLIQDNMDLPESDKEMIFKLAKLAFLQLKKENLIFYKNDLTECDIDVSKATEYSAICTEIFKEESGLYREKVFCFVHLSIQEHLAAVYVHLQFTDSHINVLQEDTENQSDTVKMSDLHKSAVDRALKSENGHFDLFLRFLLGLSLDSNRALLRSVLPNPCLESLEETVDYIKEKIRKESSAERTINLFHCLNELHYNSLVEEIRSFLRSGTQSETELKPDQCSALAYVLLTSEEVMNEFDLKMCKTSPEGYRRLLPVVKTSRRASLAGVNLTDESCETLASILQSANSHLVELDLSFNSLGDLGVKLLCGGLSNPHSKLEKLTLSHNELEHIGVKLLCDCLMSPHCKLQTLGLAGTNFAEQSCELMASVFQSANSRLKELDLGCNKELKDSGVKLLSAGLISLQCKLEKLRLDRCDLSHESCEALKTVLQSPNSRLRQLDLSYNKLGDSGVQQLCDGLTHPNCKLELLDLSYNNLGHSGVELLSTGLMDPDCKLKSIRLADVGIPDETCKTLALALQSENTYLRELDLSNNYIGDSGVELLCAGLSSPNCFLENLSLRWCNLTERSCSNLALVLSSHTRLTELELRDNDVQDSGLKLLCAGLQDPGCSLQKLGLSGCCVTEDGCSALVLALSSDHSQLRELDLSYNHPGESGVRQLSAVRDNPRFNLEKLSVDHCGECRIKPGLKKYACEITLDPNTAHRTMTLSDDKKVTRTRSQYSYPDHPDRFEYYAQILCRESLRDARFYWETEWTGNNIYNGVTYKGINRKGRSNDCKLGMNNISWILFCSNNYGYYAGYNNKETVVSPPPNPSRRMGIYLDWQAGTLSYFIISADRVYHTYTFHTTFTEALYPGFRVDDTVTLCELE; via the exons GCAGAAAGACCAAACTCACCTGctcccagctgtgtgtccatgaagagtgatgtgTCCATGGCTGTTGATATCAATTTCAGCCGAGGGGAAAAGAGCAGTGGAAAAAGGTCTGAAAGTGAAAGAGACTTCCTCATAGAGACAGGACAAGAAAGAAGCAGCTCCGAGAATCTACAAAGATCA TCAATCATGAAAAGACACGTCTCGGGCCAGACAGCAGAGCCAGATGGATTTACAGAGCGGCTCAAAGGAACCTCAGCA GCAGAAAGACCGAACTCACCTGCTCCCACCTGtctgtccatgaagagtgatgcgtccatggattttCTTTACCAGTTCAGCCGAGGGAAAAACAGCAGTGGAAAAAG TGTCGAGATAGAAAGACCACACTCACCGTCACCTAGctatgtctctgtggagagtgAAAAGTCAGTAGAACTCAACCAGGACGATGGGGAAGCTTTTCTACGTTTGCACCCATCAGCCACTGTATCGGCGATGTACGCACCACAAGAGCCGAAACTCTGCCTGCAGCACCGCATGCCTCGGGAAATTTACTGCAAGACAGATGAGACCCTGATGTGTAAACAGTGTGCAACTGTGGAGCATCGAGGACACGACAAGTGCTACACACAGGGCGCTAGG GCCCTGCTGGAGCTGGACTCATTGTCTTTACTTGAGCAAACACTGAACCATGTAGACACAAAAAACTTCATGTGGTATCTTTGCCAAAATTACCCAGAATGCTTTGAGACTCCTCAGGTGAATTGTGATATCCAGGAGGCATCTAAACTCATTCTGGAGAGATTTGGCTCAGATGCAGCTCCAAAGATTGCGCTAAAGGTCATGTTGGAGTTAG CGAAAGGTCATAAGACCATCCAAGATCATGTCAGAGCTAACCTAAAGGATCATCTTAGATTTAAATTCCAGAGCATACGTGAAGGAAATGCTCAGCAGGGGAACCCGATTCTCCTAAACGACATCTTCACCGAGCTCCTCATTACCGAAGGAGGAGGGGATGGAGCTGTCAATAAAGAACATGAGATCAGACAGATCGAGGATGCGTGCAAGAACAAGGGAATGGAAGAGATTGTGATCAAATTTAACGATATTTTTCAACCTTTACCCGGACAGAACAAACGCATTCGGACCGTGCTAACCAAGGGCATCGCTGGGATCGGGAAAACTGTGTCTGTACAGAAATTCATCTTGGACTGGGCAGAAGGAAATGCGAACCAGGATATCCAATACATCTTCCCACTTCCTTTCCGCGATCTGAATTTGAAGGGAAATGATGAGTATAGTGTGATGCAGCTTCTTCATCTGTACTTTCCAGAACTTAAAGAACTCAAAACTCTAAGGAGCGAGGAAGTGAAAACCGTGTTCATCTTTGACGGCCTGGACGAGTGTCGACTTCCCCTGGATTTCACGAACAACGAAATGTGCTGCGACCTGACAAAGAAAATCTCGGTGGATGTCCTGCTAACAAACCTCATTCAGGGAAATATACTTCCCTCTGCTCTTCTCTGGGTTACCTCTCGACCAGCAGCGGCCAATCGGATCCCTCCCGAGTGCGTTGACCAGGTTACCGAGGTCCGAGGCTTTAACGACTCGGAGAAAGAGGTGTACTTCAAAAAGAGGTTCGATGATCAAGGCCTCGCTGacaaaatcattaaacacataAAGTCTTCAAGGAGCCTCCACATTATGTGCCATATCCCTGTCTTCTGCTGGATATCTGCCACGGTTCTGGACAAGATGTTGGACGAATCAGACACGGAAGTACCTAAAACTCTGACCCAGATGTACACCCACTTTCTTCTCATCCAGACACATTTGAAAAACAAGAAATACCACGGATTGATTCAGGACAACATGGACCTGCCCGAATCTGACAAAGAGATGATCTTCAAACTGGCCAAGCTAGCGTTTCTGcagttaaagaaagaaaatctgatTTTCTACAAAAATGATTTGACCGAATGCGACATCGACGTTAGCAAAGCGACCGAGTACTCTGCAATCTGCACAGAAATTTTCAAAGAGGAGTCCGGATTGTACCGAGAGAAGGTCTTctgctttgtacatctgagcaTTCAGGAGCACTTAGCTGCTGTCTATGTGCATCTTCAATTTACAGACAGCCACATAAACGTACTCCAAGAAGACACCGAGAATCAGAGTGACACGGTAAAGATGTCAGATTTGCACAAGAGCGCTGTGGATAGAGCGTTGAAGAGCGAGAACGGACACTTTGACCTTTTCCTGCGCTTTCTTCTCGGCCTCTCGCTCGACTCCAATCGGGCTCTTTTGAGAAGCGTGCTCCCGAACCCGTGTTTGGAGAGTTTGGAAGAAACAGTGGActacatcaaggagaagatcagaaAGGAGTCGTCGGCAGAAAGGACTATCAacctgttccactgtctgaatgaactgcaTTACAACTCGTTGGTGGAAGAAATCCGTAGTTTCCTGAGATCAGGCACGCAGTCAGAGACGGAGCTTAAACCGGACCAGTGCTCAGCTTTGGCCTATGTGCTGCTAACGTCAGAGGAGGTGATGAATGAATTTGACTTGAAGATGTGTAAAACGTCTCCTGAGGGATATCGGAGACTGTTACCAGTTGTCAAGACTTCGAGAAGAGCCAG TCTTGCTGGCGTCAACCTCACAGACGAATCCTGTGAGACCCTGGCTTCCATTCTCCAGTCTGCTAACTCACACCTGGTAGAACTGGACCTCAGCTTTAACAGTTTGGGAGATTTAGGAGTGAAACTTCTCTGTGGCGGCCTCTCAAATCCACACAGCAAACTGGAGAAGCTGACTCTCAGTCACAACGAGCTCGAACATATaggagtgaagctgctgtgCGACTGTCTGATGAGTCCACACTGTAAACTGCAGACTCTCGG ATTGGCTGGCACAAACTTCGCAGAACAATCTTGTGAATTAATGGCCTCAGTTTTCCAATCTGCTAACTCGCGCCTGAAGGAGCTCGACCTCGGCTGCAATAAAGAGTTAAAAGACTCCGGAGTGAAGCTTCTCTCTGCTGGACTGATTAGTCTGCAGTGTAAACTGGAGAAACTCAG GTTGgacagatgtgacctcagccatgAATCATGTGAAGCCTTGAAAACGGTTCTTCAGTCACCCAACTCGCGCTTGAGACAGCTGGATCTCAGCTACAACAAGCTAGGAGACTCTGGAGTGCAACAGCTCTGTGATGGACTAACACATCCAAACTGTAAACTGGAGTTACTGGATCTGAGCTACAACAACCTCGGCCACTCCGGAGTAGAACTTCTCTCTACTGGACTGATGGATCCAGACTGTAAACTCAAGAGTATAAG ACTTGCTGATGTCGGCATCCCAGATGAGACGTGTAAAACCCTGGCCTTGGCTCTACAGTCAGAAAATACATACCTCAGAGAGCTCGATCTCAGCAACAATTACATTGGAGATTCAGGAGTGGAACTGCTCTGTGCTGGATTATCCAGCCCAAACTGCTTCCTCGAAAATCTCAG TCTGCGATGGTGTAATCTCACAGAACGGTCCTGTTCTAACCTGGCCTTGGTTCTGAGTTCCCACACTCGTTTGACAGAACTGGAGCTGAGAGACAACGATGTGCAAGATTCAGGGCTGAAGCTGCTTTGCGCTGGTCTTCAGGATCCAGGATGCTCACTGCAGAAACTGGG TCTTTCAGGGTGTTGTGTTACAGAAGACGGCTGCTCCGCTCTAGTTTTAGCTTTAAGCTCAGATCACTCACAGCTCAGAGAGCTCGACCTCAGCTACAATCATCCGGGAGAGTCAGGAGTGAGACAGCTGTCTGCTGTACGAGATAATCCACGCTTTAACCTGGAGAAACTGAG TGTGGACCACTGTGGTGAGTGCAGGATCAAACCCGGACTAAAGAAAT ACGCCTGTGAGATCACCCTGGATCCAAACACTGCACACAGAACTATGACTCTGAGTGATGACAAAAAGGTGACAAGGACTCGAAGTCAGTATTCGTATCCGGACCATCCGGATCGGTTTGAGTATTACGCCCAGATTTTGTGCAGAGAGTCCCTGAGAGATGCGCGCTTCTACTGGGAAACGGAGTGGACCGGCAATAACATTTACAATGGTGTAACGTACAAAGGTATCAACAGAAAAGGTCGCAGCAATGACTGCAAACTGGGGATGAATAATATATCCtggattctgttctgttctaACAACTATGGTTATTACGCTGGTTACAATAACAAGGAGACAGTGGTATCTCCTCCACCCAATCCCTCCAGAAGAATGGGTATCTATTTAGACTGGCAGGCTGGTACACTCTCCTATTTTATCATCTCTGCTGATAGGGTGTATCACACGTACACATTTCACACAACATTCACTGAGGCCCTGTATCCAGGATTCCGGGTCGACGACACAGTGACACTGTGTGAgctggaataa